A region from the Natronogracilivirga saccharolytica genome encodes:
- a CDS encoding alkaline phosphatase family protein encodes MFKKVLLLFFFSFFLSQVADATEKKVLVIGLDGILPDAVNKEYTPNLYSLFDNDSGLLAFGYTQDLTFSGPSWSATFNGVHHDRHGVTTNSYTGHDFTDTPHFLKRLKMFDPDIYTASLLTWDQLPNNFKKPDGTPFGVDSLVFHDRHEDNGDVNVTKATVELLRYQDPDAIFYYQNDIDAAGHSYGFSMDIEEYRQQLRVTDQRVGDVLEALNSRTGVTDGTEEWLIVVVSDHGGLGTGHRGNYYVQRFVPMILSGPAVDIEDMNVRPRVVDVARTVLSFMGVPEEEQADLDGRNLLDPVSMPEPVFDTNLVFNGDAEFDRGAKDNSLDHAVSGWRDQQYTGAYDGWHSMTVLQLPEDETHIGPDENKIERKARNAFIGGSKGSFSKITQHRDLSPLETDIDQRNVKYELDGYLGRKARSSDKMMFMAVFLGENNETIASVMLKEEEINRTDKTVLNYEETDGVVPPGTRKVVFSLYALGDPSQEGVYALADKLSFVLKKRNN; translated from the coding sequence ATGTTTAAAAAAGTCTTACTGTTATTTTTCTTCAGCTTTTTTTTGTCTCAAGTAGCTGATGCAACAGAAAAAAAGGTACTGGTAATTGGCCTTGATGGAATTCTTCCGGATGCAGTAAATAAAGAATACACGCCAAATTTGTATAGCCTTTTTGATAATGATTCTGGTTTGTTGGCATTTGGTTATACTCAAGATCTTACCTTTAGTGGTCCTAGCTGGTCAGCGACTTTTAATGGCGTTCATCATGATAGGCATGGCGTAACTACCAATAGTTACACCGGGCATGACTTTACGGATACACCGCATTTTTTGAAGCGTTTAAAAATGTTCGATCCAGATATATATACAGCCTCTTTGTTAACATGGGATCAGCTTCCAAACAATTTTAAAAAACCGGATGGCACTCCTTTTGGAGTGGATTCACTCGTTTTTCATGACAGGCACGAGGATAACGGTGATGTGAATGTGACTAAGGCAACAGTCGAATTGCTGAGATATCAGGACCCAGATGCGATTTTTTATTACCAAAACGATATTGATGCAGCCGGACATAGTTATGGATTTTCAATGGATATAGAAGAATATAGACAACAACTCCGTGTAACGGATCAAAGAGTTGGTGATGTCCTGGAGGCACTGAACAGCAGAACTGGTGTGACAGATGGGACGGAGGAGTGGCTTATTGTTGTCGTTTCTGATCATGGCGGACTGGGTACCGGACACCGTGGAAACTACTACGTACAACGATTCGTACCTATGATTCTTAGTGGTCCGGCTGTTGATATAGAGGATATGAACGTTCGTCCACGAGTAGTAGATGTTGCCAGAACTGTACTTTCGTTTATGGGTGTTCCAGAAGAGGAACAAGCAGACCTGGATGGTCGTAATCTTCTAGACCCGGTAAGTATGCCTGAGCCTGTTTTTGATACTAATCTTGTATTTAACGGAGATGCCGAGTTCGATCGGGGTGCTAAGGATAACTCTCTAGATCATGCTGTTTCTGGTTGGAGGGATCAGCAGTATACCGGGGCATATGATGGTTGGCATAGCATGACCGTTCTTCAATTACCTGAAGATGAAACACACATTGGTCCTGATGAAAACAAAATAGAACGCAAAGCTAGAAATGCCTTTATCGGTGGAAGTAAAGGAAGTTTTTCAAAAATCACGCAACATAGGGATCTGTCTCCTCTGGAAACCGATATTGACCAAAGAAATGTTAAATATGAATTAGACGGTTATCTCGGAAGAAAAGCTCGCTCCAGTGACAAAATGATGTTTATGGCAGTGTTTCTTGGTGAAAATAACGAAACTATTGCATCTGTAATGCTAAAAGAAGAAGAAATAAACAGAACTGATAAAACGGTTTTAAATTATGAGGAAACCGATGGAGTGGTGCCACCAGGTACAAGAAAAGTTGTCTTTTCATTATATGCTCTTGGAGATCCATCACAAGAAGGAGTGTATGCACTAGCCGATAAACTCTCTTTTGTTCTGAAAAAAAGGAACAATTAA